The following are encoded in a window of Carya illinoinensis cultivar Pawnee chromosome 15, C.illinoinensisPawnee_v1, whole genome shotgun sequence genomic DNA:
- the LOC122296709 gene encoding uncharacterized protein LOC122296709, whose amino-acid sequence MKILSWNCRGLGNPQTVQTFRMFVKEKLPDVVFLMETKIPYARAHGIAKTLNFNGCYVSEAVGRSGGLILLWKQKDLLELVIFSKHHFNVMVNDAYFNFKWLLTCFYGHPNSNLRKQAWSLLSSFKPGDEGWGVIGDFNEILFNDEKVGGKPRNENLMCTFRNLLEEGNLLDLGWKRNKFTWCNCHEDESFTKERLDRAIANPRWRLNYSKVSVESLPAICSDHSPILLSCSFEWCSAYKYHFSFKYEANWNKKEGCSEIVSEAWQGSNGGETDLNRILKKLDRTRKGLQKWSRHVVRDRNISIKEKTQLLSDLQS is encoded by the coding sequence ATGAAGAtcttaagttggaactgccgggggcttgggaacccccaaaCAGTTCAAACCTTTCGCATGTTTGTGAAGGAAAAGCTTCCCGACGTGGTCTTCCTTATGGAGACCAAAATTCCATATGCTAGAGCTCATGGTATTGCTAAAACTCTCAATTTTAATGGTTGCTATGTAAGTGAGGCAGTTGGTAGAAGTGGAGGACTCATTCTTTTGTGGAAGCAGAAAGATTTGCTTGAATTGgtaattttctcaaaacacCACTTTAATGTAATGGTGAATGAtgcctattttaattttaagtggCTTTTGACTTGCTTCTATGGGCACCCGAATTCAAACTTAAGAAAACAGGCCTGGAGCTTGCTTTCCTCTTTCAAGCCTGGTGATGAGGGATGGGGAGTgataggtgattttaatgagattctttttaatgatgagAAGGTGGGGGGAAAACCcagaaatgaaaatctcatgtgCACGTTCAGAAACCTTTTAGAGGAGGGAAACCTGCTTGATCTAGGGTGGAaaagaaacaagttcacatggtGTAACTGTCACGAAGATGAGTCTTTCACTAAGGAAAGACTTGATAGAGCTATAGCCAACCCAAGATGGAGATTAAACTACTCGAAGGTTTCAGTGGAATCACTTCCAGCTATCTGTTCTGATCACAGCCCAATACTACTATCCTGTAGTTTTGAGTGGTGCTCAGCATACAAATATCACTTCTCTTTTAAATATGAGGCCAATTGGAACAAGAAAGAAGGATGCAGTGAGATAGTATCTGAAGCATGGCAAGGAAGTAACGGAGGAGAGACAGATTTGAATAGGATTTTAAAGAAGCTGGATAGAACAAGGAAGGGGCTTCAAAAATGGAGTAGGCACGTGGTTAGGGACAGAAACATATCCATAAAAGAAAAGACCCAGTTGTTAAGTGATTTGCAAAGTTGA